In Bacteroidota bacterium, the DNA window AAGTTTGGAATTACTTCTATTTATCCCGACTTCCCGAGGTATTCTCCGGAAAAACCAGGCAGACATAACAACATCATTTGGCCTATGGTTAACGGTTTTTATGCCTGTGCATCAATTGTATCTGGAAATTATGAATCCTTTTCCAATGAGTTGTTTAGCCTTACTCATTTGGCACTTGATGCAGATAAAGGTGATTATAATTTCAGGGAAATATACAACCCTTATTCCGGAAAACCTGATGGAGGTTACCAAGCCAGTGGAAAAGACCAGCCAAATCATCACTGGGAATCGTGTAAGTTACAGACATGGTCGGCAACTGCATATATTTCGATGGTAATCAAGGGATTGTTTGGACTTAACTGTAATGGTCAGACTATATCTTTTACTCCATTTCTGCCGGCAGGTATTCATTATGTCGAATTAAGAAACCTGGCTTATCGTCAATCCTTTTTGGATATTTCAATAAAGGGGAAAGGGAAAACGGTTAAAAAATTCACCCTTGATGGCAGGGAAAAAACGATTCATTCACTGGATTCAAAAATAAAAGGCAGACATAAAATATCTATAGAACTTGATTGAAACTGAAGGAATTATTCTTCGGTTTTGCTGGCGGAATGATATTGCAGAAGCCAATCATAAGGGCGAGGATGGATGATTCAGTTGTTATCCCCGGCCACGTTGCAGTTCTTGTGATTTTTAGATGATTATATGTTGTAATTAATTAATAAACAGTTGGTTGTCTTTTTGTTTTTTTATATTTATTGAATTAATCATTTTTATATTTTAGGCTATTTTTAAATTACTTTTAAGTTTAATCGAATATATTAATAATCATATTATTGCAAATTTATTATGAAGAAGTTAATTCTTATTTTATCTGTTTTCAGCTTTTCATATTTGACTTTATTTTCACAGGCTAAAGAAGAAAAAAAATCCTACCTCAATGCCGCAGTCAATTACACGACTAATTCAGTATATGAGGGGCGTTCTGATTCAATAGTGACTCCTTATATAGGGACTTCTATAGATTATCA includes these proteins:
- a CDS encoding DUF5116 domain-containing protein gives rise to the protein KFGITSIYPDFPRYSPEKPGRHNNIIWPMVNGFYACASIVSGNYESFSNELFSLTHLALDADKGDYNFREIYNPYSGKPDGGYQASGKDQPNHHWESCKLQTWSATAYISMVIKGLFGLNCNGQTISFTPFLPAGIHYVELRNLAYRQSFLDISIKGKGKTVKKFTLDGREKTIHSLDSKIKGRHKISIELD